A region from the Onthophagus taurus isolate NC chromosome 8, IU_Otau_3.0, whole genome shotgun sequence genome encodes:
- the LOC111414260 gene encoding cytoplasmic FMR1-interacting protein produces MAGTDRVSLTDALSNVDVLDELPLPDEQPCIEAQPCSVVYQANFDTNFEDRNGFVTGIAKYIEEATVHASLNELLEEGQEHAVMLYTWRCCSRAIPQPKSNEQPNRVEIYEKTVEVLGPEVNKLLNFMYFQRKAIERFSQEVKRLCHAEKRKDFVSEAYLLTLGKFINMFAVLDELKNMKSSVKNDYSTYRRAAQFLKVMSDSQTLQESQNLSMFLATQNKIRDTVKENLEKVPGYEELLADVVNICVQMFEMKMYLTPEEKHMLVKVMGFGLFLMDSELCNINKLDQKKKLKLDKIDKIFKNLEVVPLFGDMQIAPFNYIKRSKHFDPSKWPLSYSNTPSPQADLMVHLPQVREEHVKYISELARYSNEVTTTYKESGSDDENRETADLALTGLQLLSEWTSVVTELYSWKLLHPTDHHQNKECPVEAEEYERATRYNYSDEEKLALIEVIAMIKGLQVLMARMETVFTDAIRRNIYAELQDFVQLGLREPLRKAIKNKKDLIRCIITSVRESCADWQRGMDPSLDPALKGKKDPDNGFSIKVARRTVGPSSTQLYMVRTMLESLIADKSGGKKTLRKDIDGQYLMQIDQFHKTSFYWNYLLNFSESLQKCCDLSQLWYREFYLEMTMARRINKCTVKHNHNEECNDLITMEKRIQFPIDMSMPWILTDHILKTKEPSMMEYVLYPLDLYNDSALYALTIFRKQFLYDEVEAEVNLCFDQFVYKLSEQIFAYYKQLAASIFLDKRFRMECAALGAYMLPYPRANRYETLLKQRHVQLLGRSIDLNKLITQRINADMQKSLDFAISKFEAGDITGIMELDGLLQVNRLCHKLLSKWLALDDFDCMFREANHNVLAPYGRITLHVFWELNYDFLPNYVYNAATNRFTKYKGQITFSGPIQRDKPPQISHNYIWGTKFLNIAYTTQYQQYSGFVGPQHFHTMCKLLGYQGIAVVMEELLKIVKSLIQGNILQFTKTLMNAMPQGCKLPRYEYGSPGILGYYHAYLTDIVQYPDARTEFFHNFREFGNTILFCLLMEQALSQEEVCDLLQAAPFQNILPRPFCKEGEKPETKQKRLEQKYAALQIVTNIEKLGTAKQAMIAREGDLLTRERLCCGLSIFEVVLNRLRSFLDDPIWVGPPAKNGVMNIDECTEFHRLWSALQFVYCIPVTETEFTVEELFGEGLHWAGCTMIVLLGQQRRFEALDFCYHILRVQRVDMKDEIVKGISLKRMVDRIRRFQVLNSQIFAILNKFLKANESEDVSVEHVRCFPPPVHQGVSNQQQHYYAPEQLRH; encoded by the exons ATGGCTGGAACTGATCGAGTATCCCTAACTGACGCCCTATCAAATGTTGATGTCCTAGATGAATTGCCTTTACCTGATGAACAACCATGTATTGAAGCTCAACCTTGTTCAGTGGTTTATCAAgcaaattttgatacaaattttgAAGATAGAAATGGTTTTGTTACTGGGATAGCCAAGTATATAGAGGAAGCAACTGTTCATGCAAGTTTG aatGAGCTGTTGGAGGAAGGACAGGAACATGCTGTTATGTTATATACTTGGAGGTGTTGCTCAAGGGCTATACCTCAACCCAAATCAAACGAACAACCTAATCGAGTTGAAATTTATGAGAAAACAGTTGAGGTTCTTGGCCCCGAAGTCAATAAATTGcttaattttatgtatttccAG cgCAAAGCTATTGAACGATTCTCACAAGAAGTAAAACGATTATGTCACGCTGAAAAACGTAAAGATTTTGTATCAGAAGCGTATTTATTGACTCTTGGAAAATTCATAAACATGTTCGCGGTATTggacgaattaaaaaatatgaaatcaaGTGTAAAAAACGATTACTCCACTTACCGCAGAGCTGcgcaatttttaaaagtaatgtCGGACTCTCAAACGTTACAAGAATCCCAAAATCTGTCGATGTTTCTAGCGACGCAGAATAAAATTCGAGATACGGTgaaagaaaatttagaaaaagtaCCCGGTTACGAAGAGTTATTGGCGGACGTCGTAAATATTTGCGTGCAAATGtttgaaatgaaaatgtaCTTAACGCCCGAAGAGAAACACATGCTTGTTAAAGTAATGGGATTTGGGTTGTTTTTGATGGACTCGGAATTATGTAACATCAATAAGTtggatcaaaaaaagaaattaaaacttgataaaatcgataaaatttttaaaaatttggaaGTTGTACCGTTATTCGGTGATATGCAAATAGCTCCATTTAATTATATCAAACGTAGTAAACATTTTGACCCAAGCAAATGGCCGTTATCATACTCAAATACGCCGTCGCCACAAGCCGATTTAATGGTACATCTTCCTCAAGTCCGCGAAGAACATGTTAAATATATCAGTGAACTCGCAAGATATAGCAACGAAGTCACCACAACATACAAAGAAAGCGGAAGCGATGATGAAAATCGCGAAACCGCCGATTTAGCTTTAACAGGTCTTCAATTATTATCCGAATGGACAAGTGTGGTTACAGAATTATACTCTTGGAAACTTTTACACCCCACCGATCACCATCAAAACAAAGAATGCCCCGTCGAAGCTGAAGAATACGAACGAGCAACCCGATACAATTACAGCGACGAAGAAAAATTGGCTCTGATTGAAGTAATTGCAATGATTAAAGGTCTTCAAGTATTAATGGCACGAATGGAGACCGTTTTTACGGACGCCATTAGAAGGAATATTTACGCGGAACTTCAAGATTTCGTTCAGTTGGGATTGAGGGAACCTTTGAGGAAGGCTatcaaaaataagaaagatTTGATAAGGTGTATTATTACGTCTGTTAGGGAGAGTTGTGCGGATTGGCAACGTGGCATGGATCCATCTTTAGATCCAGCTTTAAAAGGAAAGAAAGATCCTGATAATGGGTTTAGTATCAAAGTAGCGCGAAGAACTGTag GTCCATCATCAACTCAACTTTACATGGTTCGAACGATGTTGGAATCATTAATAGCTGATAAATCGGGCGGAAAGAAAACACTTCGGAAAGACATAGACGGACAGTACCTGATGCAAATCGACCAATTTCATAAGACATCATTCTATTGGAATTATCTGCTCAATTTCAGCGAATCTTTACAGAAATGTTGCGATCTATCGCAATTGTGGTATCgcgaattttatttagaaatgaCGATGGCAAGGCGAATAAac AAATGTACGGTTAAACATAACCACAACGAAGAATGCAACGATTTGATAACGATGGAAAAAAGAATACAATTTCCAATAGATATGTCAATGCCGTGGATTTTAACTGATCATATATTAAAAACCAAAGAACCGTCAATGATGGAATACGTACTTTATCCGTTAGATCTTTACAATGATAGCGCTTTGTACGCTTTAACGATATttcgaaaacaatttttatacgaTGAGGTCGAAGCGGAAGTAAATTTATGTTTCGATCAGTTTGTTTATAAACTAAGCGAACAAATTTTTgcttattacaaacaattgGCTGCGAGTATTTTCTTGGATAAACGATTTCGAATGGAATGCGCCGCCTTAGGGGCTTACATGTTACCATATCCGCGAGCGAATCGTTACGAAACGCTATTAAAACAACGTCACGTGCAATTATTAGGTCGatcaattgatttaaataaattaatcacaCAAAGAATTAACGCGGATATGCAAAAATCATTAGATTTTGCTATAAGCAAATTCGAAGCTGGCGATATAACAGGAATAATGGAACTGGACGGATTGTTACAAGTAAATCGTCTTTGccataaattattaagtaaatGGTTGGCGTTGGATGATTTCGATTGCATGTTTCGCGAAGCGAATCACAACGTTTTAGCTCCATATGGGCGCATAACATTGCATGTATTTTGGGAGTTAAACTATGATTTCTTGCCTAATTATGTTTATAACGCAGCTACAAATCGTTTTACAAAGTATAAAGGTCAAATTACATTTTCCGGGCCGATACAACGAGATAAACCACCACAAATTTCCCATAATTATATTTGGGgtacgaaatttttaaatatcgcgTACACAACTCAATATCAACAATATAGTGGGTTTGTTGGACCTCAACATTTCCATACAATGTGCAAACTGTTGGGTTATCAAGGAATCGCCGTCGTTATGGAAGAActattaaaaatcgttaaaagtttaattcaaggaaatattttacaattcaCAAAGACCTTAATGAATGCAATGCCACAAGGCTGTAAATTACCCAGATACGAATATGGGTCACCCGGTATTTTAGGTTATTATCATGCTTATTTAACTGATATCGTTCAATATCCAGATGCAAGAACGGAATTCTTCCATAATTTCCGAGAATTTGGAAACACAATCttgttttgtttgttaatgGAACAAGCTTTGTCACAAGAAGAAGTTTGCGATTTATTACAAGCGGCACcgtttcaaaatatcttaccTCGGCCTTTTTGTAAGGAAGGGGAAAAGCCGGAAACCAAACAAAAACGATTAGAACAAAAATATGCCGCATTGCAAATTGTTACGAATATCGAAAAATTAGGAACAGCAAaa cAAGCAATGATTGCGCGCGAAGGTGATTTATTAACAAGAGAACGCCTTTGTTGTGGTTTATCAATATTTGAGGTCGTTCTAAATCGATTACGAAGCTTTTTAGACGATCCGATTTGGGTGGGACCGCCCGCTAAAAATGGTGTTATGAACATTGATGAGTGTACGGAATTCCATAGGTTATGGTCCGCTTTACAATTTGTTTATTGCATTCCAGTAACAGAAACTGAGTTTACAGTCGA ggAATTATTTGGTGAAGGCCTTCATTGGGCTGGTTGTACAATGATTGTACTCTTGGGTCAACAAAGACGATTCGAAGCGCTCGATTTTTGTTATCACATTTTACGCGTACAAAGAGTTGATATGAAAGATGAAATAGTTAAAGGAATT agttTGAAACGTATGGTGGATCGCATAAGAAGATTTCAAGTGTTGAACTCTCAGATATTcgcaattttaaataaatttttaaaggcGAATGAAAGCGAGGACGTTTCCGTCGAGCACGTGCGGTGTTTTCCACCTCCAGTACATCAAGGCGTATCTAATCAACAACAACATTATTACGCACCAGAACAATTAAGACATTAA